The segment GCACTCGATGGCGTCACTTCCAGCGCGGTCAATCTCACCCATAATCGCCTTCGTGTGAGCTGGGACCCTACTGTCATCAACCTGTCACAGCTGTTCGCTGAACTAGCGGCCATTGGCTACGATGCTCAGCCCTATGAACCTGACCTAGCCCAAACACGCTTGCAACATGAAGAACGCATGAATGTGCGCCGCCTGATTGTCGCGGCTGTCGGGATGATGCAGGTCATGATGTTCTCCATTCCCATATATGTATCGGGGCCAGGTGAGCTTAGCGAAGACTTTTACGCCCTGTTTCACTGGCTATCGTTTGCACTAGCTACGCCCGTGGTATTTTTCTCAGCGCAGCCTTTTTTCCGTAACGCATTGCGTGATCTGAAAACCGGCGTTCTTGGCATGGATGTACCGGTCTCGCTAGCTATTGGCGGTGCCTATTTAGCAAGCAGTTATGCAGTGCTGTTTAACGTTGGTGATGTTTATTTCGACTCGGTCGCCATGTTTACCTTTTTCTTGCTATTTGGCCGTTATGTAGAAGGTAGGGCTAGACGGCGCAGCGGCCACAGCGGCAATGCGCTGAGCGGAGTTTTGCCAGTGTCCGCTATTCGCCTTGAAGCTGATGGCAGTGAACGCATTCTTCCTGCCAGTGAACTTACAGAAGGTGACCGCGTGCTAATCAAGCCCGGTCATGGCGTTCCCGCTGATGGCATTATCGAAGACGGCGAATCCAGTCTTGATGAGTCGATGCTGACCGGTGAGTACTTGCCAGTGACTCGGCGGGTAAGCGAAAGTGTGGTGGGTGGCAGCCAAAACATGGAAAACCCGCTTATCATAAAGGTAACCCATGCTGGCAATAGCGCCAGAGTGGCCGGCATTGTCGATTTAACCGATCGCGCTTTTGCAAGTCGCCCACGACTTGCCCAGATGGCGGCGCGTATGGCGCACCTGTTTGTGTTACGACTGCTGATCGTTACCGCGTGTGTCACCGTAGTATGGTGGTTTATTGATCCGTCTCGCGTGCTATGGGTACTACTCTCGGTATTAGTAGTCACCTGCCCTTGCGCACTGGCACTGGCTACCCCCACAGCACTGACAGCAGGCCATGGACAATTGCGCCAGCGAGGCGTATTAATTACACGTGCTGACGCGATCGAATCACTCTCCAACGTCACCCGCGTAATTTTTGATAAAACCGGTACGCTGACCCGCGGCGAAATGCAGCTGACCCAAACGTATCCTATTGACCAACAGCATCTCGCCCACAGCGATACACCGCTCAGTGAAGAGCATGCTCAAGCCATCGCAGCGGCGCTAGAGGCACACTCTGAACACCCCATTGCCAGGGCTTTTCGCCCATTCCGAGATGCCACACTGCAGGCACGCAACGTCAAAAGTGTGACTGGAAGCGGGCTAGAAGGCACTTTAAACGGCGCAACATGGCGATTAGGCAAACCCGATTTTGCGACGACAACCACACTGCCTCCACCAGGCACCGGCCAATGGCTTTTACTCAGTGAAAACAGCGCACCACGTGCCTGGTTCAAGCTACACGATGGCATTCGTGAAGATGCGGCTCAAACCATTGCCGCACTTCAAGCCCGTGGATTGGAAGTAGAACTACTTTCTGGTGACACGCAAGAAGCGGTAGAAAGCTTGGCAGAACAGCTCAATATTACGACGTGGCACGCTGGCAAATCGCCTGAGGGCAAGCTGGCACGATTACGTGAGTTACAAGCCAGCGGTGAGCGTGTTGTGATGATCGGTGACGGTATCAATGATGTGCCGGTATTGGCTGGCGCTGACGTCGCCATTGCCATGAATGGCGCCACAGACCTTGCCCGAACCCGCGCCGACGCGATATTGCTCAGCCCACGCCTAATGCGTATTTTTGAGGCGATTGATATTTCCTGCGCCACACGTCGAATTATGCGCCAAAATATGATGTGGTCGGTTTGCTACAACTTTTCGGCACTGCCTTTAGCAGCAATGGGCTTAATTCCCCCCTGGCTCGCTGCGATTGGCATGTCGTTAAGCTCCCTGATCGTGGTAGGTAACGCGCTTCGTCTCACTCGCTGGCGTACGCCGCTAGCCCCTCAGATTGCCCTATCAACACCGGTGACGGCATGACGATTTTATACTTACTGATTCCACTTTCACTCATTCTTCTGGGTCTCGCGGTGTGGGCGTTTTTCTGGGCCGTGAAGCACGACCAGTTTGACGATTTAGAAGGGCCAGCCCACCGCATCCTATTCGACGACGATGAGAATGACCTGTCTCCCGAGCAGCGTGCAGCGCGTAAAAAAAGCGGGTCCTCTTCTCAAGATGACCAAGAGCCTCCTGTATGAATCCGACGGGACTCGATTTACCGCCCCTACTAGCCGCATTTGTATTTGGCTTAATGGGCGGCGCCCATTGTATCGGCATGTGTGGCGGCATTATGAGCGCGCTAACCTTTGCCGTTCCGCCTAGCATGCGACACCCAGCCCGCATGGGTGGACTGTTGATTAGCTATAACGCGGGACGTATTCTCAGCTATATGGTGGCGGGTGCTATTGTTGCTGCACTTGGCACACTCATATCGCTTTCGCCATCTGCACGCATTGCGCTGCAGGCTTTCGCCGCATTGATGCTCATCTTGATGGCACTCTATATCGCTAACTGGTGGAAAGGGCTTCTGAGAGTAGAAGCCGTTGGAAGATACCTTTGGCGTTATATAGAGCCAGTGGGAAGACGCCTGATGCCCGTCGTCCAACTTCCTCAAGCCTTCGCCCTGGGGTCACTGTGGGGCTGGCTGCCCTGCGGTCTGGTTTACTCCATGCTAGCCTGGAGCTTAGCGATTGCAGACCCACTCGATGGCGCTCTTTTAATGGGGGCTTTTGGCCTGGGTACACTCCCTGCTCTGCTGGCAACGGGATTTGCAGCACAACAGCTGAGCCATTTAATCCGCCACCCCGCCACTCGAAGCGTCGCCGCACTGTCGATAATAAGCTTCGCCCTTTGGCAGCTATGGACGCTGATACCCCTAACAACGCATTAGGCATACTCTTCTATAGCTTGATATAGCTCAACGCTTTCCAAGTGTCTCCGACGTAGCATTCCAAGAGAATACTGAGCAACTGCGCTCAGTCACTCCTTTTGTTTACTTCTCACTTCGGAGCGCTCGCCATGCCCGTTCATGCCACTGCTGCCTTCTCACCTACCAACACTGATGTGTCTGGGGCTAATGCCTGGGATGAAGCGCTGCTGCGTCGCTATGACAAAAGTGGCCCACGCTATACGTCCTACCCGACAGCTCTAGCGTTTCATGAGCAGTTTAGTGCCGATGACTTTACTCAGGCGCTAGCGCGCAGTAACGAGAGCCACCGTCCGCTATCACTGTATGTGCATGTGCCCTTTTGTCGAAAAATTTGCTTCTACTGTGCTTGCAATAAAATCGCAACGAAGAATACCGCCCTTGCAGAACCTTATCTTTCTCAGCTAGATCGAGAGATGGTGCTCACTGCCCGCCATTTAGACACTTCACGGCCGGTGCAACAGTTACACTGGGGCGGTGGTACGCCCACATTTCTAACCTTGGCACAGATGGGAGATCTGATTGATCGCCTAGATGCCCGTTTTGGTTTATCTGGCTCAGCCGATCGTGATTACGCTATTGAAATAGACCCTCGTGAAGCAGACGTATTTACGCTGCGCCACCTACAGTCTCTCGGCTTTAATCGACTAAGCCTTGGCGTACAGGATTTAAATCCGCAGGTACAAAAAGCCATCAACCGAGTACAACCCCGGGTACTCACCGAAACGTTGATGGAAGAAGCACACCGTCTTGGTTTTCGCTCACTCAATCTTGATTTGATTTATGGACTGCCATTTCAAACAGAAAAAAGCTTTGCCGAGACACTAAGTCAAGTCATCGAACTCAACCCTGCACGGCTGTCCGTATTTAATTATGCGCACATGCCCACCCGTTTTGCGCCACAGCGACGCATTAACGAAACGGACCTTCCCAGCGCTGATGAAAAGCTGGCTATTTTGCATACCACCATAGAAATGCTGACTAACGCAGGCTATGTGCATATTGGCATGGATCACTTTGCACGACCTGACGATAGCCTAGCGATTGCTCAGCGCAACGGCACCTTACAACGCAATTTTCAGGGCTACTCTAGCCATGCACAGTGCGATTTAGTTGGCTTAGGCGTATCCGCCATATCACGGGTTGACGACGTTTACGCACAAAACCCGACCCAGCTTAACCAATATGAAGCAGCCTTAGATCAAGGTAAGCTGGCAACCGTTAAAGGATTAAGGTTAAATAAGGATGACCTAATACGAAGAGACGTGATTGAACGGCTAATGTGCGACATGCATATTGATCTAGCGGACGTTGGAAAGCGTTGGCACATCGATGCCAATGACTATTTTTCCACCGCAATTGAGCAATTGAAGATAGCTGAGCAAGACGGCTTGATCACTCGCCATCAGCAAGTTATTAGCGCCACCCCCTCTGGGCGGCTGCTGATTCGCCATTTGGCGATGGCTTTTGATGCTCGCCTAGCTGACCAGCCGACTCAGCGCTACTCTAAGATTGTATAAGCTTCTTGAGACGTCTTGCACCTGGGCCTATGATGGCTAACGAGAAAGGGAGAATAATATGCCACACCCCGCCAGCCAACGACG is part of the Halomonas sp. GT genome and harbors:
- a CDS encoding heavy metal translocating P-type ATPase — its product is MTTTALSCYHCGNPVPEGAPWRINIDDTPHPLCCPGCEAVAHAIVDGGLESYYRYRTEMPERPDERQAAKAETWSVFDDPGLQAQFVHPEGDEGQVRATLAVDGITCAACAWLIEHRLNALDGVTSSAVNLTHNRLRVSWDPTVINLSQLFAELAAIGYDAQPYEPDLAQTRLQHEERMNVRRLIVAAVGMMQVMMFSIPIYVSGPGELSEDFYALFHWLSFALATPVVFFSAQPFFRNALRDLKTGVLGMDVPVSLAIGGAYLASSYAVLFNVGDVYFDSVAMFTFFLLFGRYVEGRARRRSGHSGNALSGVLPVSAIRLEADGSERILPASELTEGDRVLIKPGHGVPADGIIEDGESSLDESMLTGEYLPVTRRVSESVVGGSQNMENPLIIKVTHAGNSARVAGIVDLTDRAFASRPRLAQMAARMAHLFVLRLLIVTACVTVVWWFIDPSRVLWVLLSVLVVTCPCALALATPTALTAGHGQLRQRGVLITRADAIESLSNVTRVIFDKTGTLTRGEMQLTQTYPIDQQHLAHSDTPLSEEHAQAIAAALEAHSEHPIARAFRPFRDATLQARNVKSVTGSGLEGTLNGATWRLGKPDFATTTTLPPPGTGQWLLLSENSAPRAWFKLHDGIREDAAQTIAALQARGLEVELLSGDTQEAVESLAEQLNITTWHAGKSPEGKLARLRELQASGERVVMIGDGINDVPVLAGADVAIAMNGATDLARTRADAILLSPRLMRIFEAIDISCATRRIMRQNMMWSVCYNFSALPLAAMGLIPPWLAAIGMSLSSLIVVGNALRLTRWRTPLAPQIALSTPVTA
- the ccoS gene encoding cbb3-type cytochrome oxidase assembly protein CcoS, with product MTILYLLIPLSLILLGLAVWAFFWAVKHDQFDDLEGPAHRILFDDDENDLSPEQRAARKKSGSSSQDDQEPPV
- a CDS encoding sulfite exporter TauE/SafE family protein; the protein is MNPTGLDLPPLLAAFVFGLMGGAHCIGMCGGIMSALTFAVPPSMRHPARMGGLLISYNAGRILSYMVAGAIVAALGTLISLSPSARIALQAFAALMLILMALYIANWWKGLLRVEAVGRYLWRYIEPVGRRLMPVVQLPQAFALGSLWGWLPCGLVYSMLAWSLAIADPLDGALLMGAFGLGTLPALLATGFAAQQLSHLIRHPATRSVAALSIISFALWQLWTLIPLTTH
- the hemN gene encoding oxygen-independent coproporphyrinogen III oxidase, whose translation is MPVHATAAFSPTNTDVSGANAWDEALLRRYDKSGPRYTSYPTALAFHEQFSADDFTQALARSNESHRPLSLYVHVPFCRKICFYCACNKIATKNTALAEPYLSQLDREMVLTARHLDTSRPVQQLHWGGGTPTFLTLAQMGDLIDRLDARFGLSGSADRDYAIEIDPREADVFTLRHLQSLGFNRLSLGVQDLNPQVQKAINRVQPRVLTETLMEEAHRLGFRSLNLDLIYGLPFQTEKSFAETLSQVIELNPARLSVFNYAHMPTRFAPQRRINETDLPSADEKLAILHTTIEMLTNAGYVHIGMDHFARPDDSLAIAQRNGTLQRNFQGYSSHAQCDLVGLGVSAISRVDDVYAQNPTQLNQYEAALDQGKLATVKGLRLNKDDLIRRDVIERLMCDMHIDLADVGKRWHIDANDYFSTAIEQLKIAEQDGLITRHQQVISATPSGRLLIRHLAMAFDARLADQPTQRYSKIV